Proteins encoded together in one Spodoptera frugiperda isolate SF20-4 chromosome 15, AGI-APGP_CSIRO_Sfru_2.0, whole genome shotgun sequence window:
- the LOC118274631 gene encoding trypsin, alkaline C-like has translation MRVIAFLALCIAAVAAVPANPQRIVGGTVTTIDQYPSIAALLYTVNFNTYFQACGGTILNNRAVLTAAHCTVGDQVNRWRIRVGSTFANSGGIVNDVNRIIIHPSYDDSTLDSDLSILHSASAFSFNNNVQAASIAGSNYVLGDFQPVWAAGWGTTYYGAPTGSEQLRHVMVVTVNQDICRANYGLVFLTITQNMLCSGWPTGGRDQCQGDSGGPLYHNGVLVGVCSFGLGCGLDSLPGVNVRVSRFTSWISSNS, from the exons ATGCGTGTCATCGCTTTTCTAGCCCTTTGCATCGCGGCTGTGGCAG CTGTCCCAGCAAATCCCCAAAGGATTGTGGGTGGAACGGTGACTACCATTGACCAGTACCCCTCGATTGCCGCTCTCTTGTACACGGTGAACTTCAACACCTACTTCCAAGCTTGTGGCGGTACCATCCTTAACAACAGGGCTGTTCTTACTGCTGCCCACTGCACAGT TGGTGACCAAGTGAACAGATGGCGTATCCGTGTCGGCTCCACCTTCGCCAACAGCGGTGGTATTGTAAACGACGTCAACAGGATCATTATTCACCCATCTTACGATGACAGCACCCTGGACAGTGATCTTTCTATCTTGCACTCTGCTTCAGCCTTCTCTTTCAACAACAATGTCCAAGCTGCTTCCATCGCTGGCTCCAACTACGTTCTTGGTGACTTCCAACCCGTGTGGGCTGCTGGTTGGGGTACAACTTAC tatgGCGCACCCACTGGCTCTGAGCAGCTCCGTCACGTGATGGTGGTCACTGTCAACCAGGACATTTGCAGAGCTAACTACGGTCTCGTCTTCTTGACTATCACCCAAAACATGTTGTGCTCTGGCTGGCCCACCGGTGGTCGCGACCAGTGCCAGGGTGACTCTGGTGGTCCCCTCTACCACAATGGCGTTCTCGTCGGTGTCTGCTCTTTCGGTCTTGGATGTGGTCTGGACTCCCTTCCTGGTGTCAATGTTCGCGTATCTAGGTTCACCTCCTGGATCAGCTCTAACTCGTAA
- the LOC118274806 gene encoding trypsin, alkaline C-like, translating into MRVLACLALLLAVVAAVPSNPQRIVGGSVTTIDRYPTIASLLYSWNLSSYWQACGGSILNNRAILTAAHCTVGDAANRWRIRLGSTWANSGGVVHNVNTNIVHPSYNSATLNNDIAILRSATTFSFNNNVQAASIAGANYLPGDNTAAWAAGWGTTSAGGSSSEQLRHVELRIINQATCRNNYATRGITITDNMLCSGWPTGGRDQCQGDSGGPLYHNGIVVGVCSFGIGCAQAAFPGVNARVSRYTAWISSNA; encoded by the exons ATGCGTGTCCTCGCTTGCTTGGCCCTTCTCTTAGCTGTGGTAGCAG cCGTCCCCTCCAATCCCCAGAGGATTGTGGGTGGTTCGGTCACCACCATTGACCGGTACCCCACCATTGCATCTCTGCTGTACTCGTGGAACTTGAGCTCCTACTGGCAGGCGTGCGGTGGTTCCATCTTGAACAACCGTGCCATCCTTACTGCTGCCCACTGCACAGT TGGTGACGCCGCTAACAGATGGAGAATCCGTCTCGGTTCCACCTGGGCCAACAGCGGTGGTGTCGTTCACAACGTCAACACTAACATCGTCCACCCTTCATACAACTCCGCAACTTTGAACAACGACATCGCTATCCTCCGTTCCGCCACCACTTTCTCCTTCAACAACAATGTTCAGGCTGCCTCCATTGCTGGTGCCAACTACTTGCCCGGTGACAACACCGCCGCCTGGGCCGCTGGATGGGGAACTACCtct GCTGGTGGCTCTAGCTCTGAGCAGCTCCGTCACGTTGAGCTGCGCATCATCAACCAGGCTACTTGCAGAAACAACTACGCTACCCGCGGTATCACCATCACCGACAACATGTTGTGCTCCGGCTGGCCCACCGGCGGTCGCGACCAGTGCCAGGGTGACTCTGGTGGTCCCCTCTACCACAACGGCATCGTTGTTGGTGTCTGCTCTTTCGGTATTGGCTGTGCTCAGGCTGCCTTCCCCGGTGTCAACGCTCGTGTATCCCGCTACACCGCCTGGATCTCTTCCAACGCATAA
- the LOC118274791 gene encoding trypsin, alkaline C-like has protein sequence MRVLACLALLLAVVAAVPSNPQRIVGGSVTTIDRYPTIASLLYSWNLSSYWQACGGTILNNRAILTAAHCTVGDAANRWRIRLGSTWANSGGVVHNVNTNIVHPSYNSATLNNDIAILRSATTFSFNNNVQAASIAGANYLPGDNTAAWAAGWGTTSAGGSSSEQLRHVELRIINQATCRNNYATRGITITDNMLCSGWPTGGRDQCQGDSGGPLYHNGIVVGVCSFGIGCAQAAFPGVNARVSRYTAWISSNA, from the exons ATGCGTGTCCTCGCTTGCTTGGCCCTTCTCTTAGCTGTGGTAGCAG CCGTCCCCTCCAATCCCCAGAGGATTGTGGGTGGTTCGGTCACCACCATTGACCGGTACCCCACCATTGCATCTCTGCTGTACTCGTGGAACTTGAGCTCCTACTGGCAGGCATGCGGTGGTACCATCTTGAACAACCGTGCCATCCTTACTGCTGCCCACTGCACAGT TGGTGACGCCGCCAACAGATGGAGAATCCGTCTCGGTTCCACCTGGGCCAACAGCGGTGGTGTCGTTCACAACGTCAACACTAACATCGTCCACCCTTCATACAACTCCGCAACTTTGAACAACGACATCGCTATCCTCCGTTCCGCCACCACTTTCTCCTTCAACAACAATGTTCAGGCTGCCTCCATCGCTGGTGCCAACTACTTGCCCGGTGACAACACCGCCGCCTGGGCCGCTGGATGGGGAACTACCTCT GCTGGTGGCTCTAGCTCTGAGCAGCTCCGTCACGTTGAGCTGCGCATCATCAACCAGGCTACTTGCAGAAACAACTACGCTACCCGCGGTATCACCATCACCGACAACATGTTGTGCTCCGGCTGGCCCACCGGCGGTCGCGACCAGTGCCAGGGTGACTCTGGTGGTCCCCTCTACCACAACGGCATCGTTGTTGGTGTCTGCTCTTTCGGTATTGGCTGTGCTCAGGCTGCCTTCCCCGGTGTCAACGCTCGTGTATCCCGCTACACCGCCTGGATCTCTTCCAACGCATAA
- the LOC126911498 gene encoding trypsin, alkaline C-like: protein MRVLACLALLLAVVAAVPSNPQRIVGGSVTTIDRYPTIASLLYSWNLSSYWQACGGTILNNRAILTAAHCTVGDAANRWRIRLGSTWANSGGVVHNVNTNIVHPSYNSATLNNDIAILRSATTFSFNNNVQAASIAGANYLPGDNTAAWAAGWGTTSAGGSSSEQLRHVELRIINQATCRNNYATRGITITDNMLCSGWPTGGRDQCQGDSGGPLYHNGIVVGVCSFGIGCAQAAFPGVNARVSRYTAWISSNA, encoded by the exons ATGCGTGTCCTCGCTTGCTTGGCCCTTCTCTTAGCTGTGGTAGCAG CCGTCCCCTCCAATCCCCAGAGGATTGTGGGTGGTTCGGTCACCACCATTGACCGGTACCCCACCATTGCATCTCTGCTGTACTCGTGGAACTTGAGCTCCTACTGGCAGGCATGCGGTGGTACCATCTTGAACAACCGTGCCATCCTTACTGCTGCCCACTGCACAGT TGGTGACGCCGCCAACAGATGGAGAATCCGTCTCGGTTCCACCTGGGCCAACAGCGGTGGTGTCGTTCACAACGTCAACACTAACATCGTCCACCCTTCATACAACTCCGCAACTTTGAACAACGACATCGCTATCCTCCGTTCCGCCACCACTTTCTCCTTCAACAACAATGTTCAGGCTGCCTCTATCGCTGGTGCCAACTACTTGCCCGGTGACAACACCGCCGCCTGGGCCGCTGGATGGGGAACTACCTCT GCTGGTGGCTCTAGCTCTGAGCAGCTCCGTCACGTTGAGCTGCGCATCATCAACCAGGCTACTTGCAGAAACAACTACGCTACCCGCGGTATCACCATCACCGACAACATGTTGTGCTCCGGCTGGCCCACCGGTGGTCGCGACCAGTGCCAGGGTGACTCTGGTGGTCCTCTCTACCACAACGGCATCGTTGTTGGTGTCTGCTCTTTCGGTATTGGCTGTGCTCAGGCTGCCTTCCCCGGCGTCAACGCTCGTGTATCCCGCTACACCGCCTGGATCTCTTCCAACGCATAA
- the LOC118274813 gene encoding trypsin CFT-1-like: protein MRVLACLALLLAVVAAVPSNPQRIVGGSVTTIDRYPTIASLLYSWNLSSYWQACGGSILNNRAILTAAHCTVGDAANRWRIRLGSTWANSGGVVYNVAQNIVHPQYNSATLNNDVAILRSASTFSFNNNVRAASIAGANYYPGDNSAAWAAGWGTTSAGGSSSEQLRHVELRIINQATCRNNYASRGITITDNMLCSGWPTGGRDQCQGDSGGPLYHNGIVVGVCSFGIGCAQAAFPGVNARVSRYTAWISSNA from the exons ATGCGTGTCCTCGCTTGCTTGGCCCTTCTCTTAGCTGTGGTAGCAG CCGTCCCTTCCAATCCCCAGAGGATTGTGGGTGGTTCGGTCACCACCATTGACCGGTACCCCACCATTGCATCCCTGCTGTACTCGTGGAACTTGAGCTCCTACTGGCAGGCATGCGGTGGTTCCATCTTGAACAACCGTGCCATCCTTACTGCTGCCCACTGCACAGT TGGTGACGCCGCCAACAGATGGAGAATCCGTCTCGGCTCCACCTGGGCCAACAGCGGTGGTGTCGTTTACAACGTCGCCCAGAACATCGTCCACCCTCAATACAACTCCGCAACTTTGAACAACGACGTCGCTATCCTCCGCTCCGCCTCCACCTTCTCCTTCAACAACAATGTCCGCGCTGCTTCCATCGCTGGTGCCAACTACTACCCTGGTGACAACTCTGCCGCCTGGGCCGCTGGATGGGGAACCACCTCC GCTGGTGGCTCTAGCTCTGAGCAGCTCCGTCACGTTGAGCTGCGCATCATCAACCAGGCTACTTGCAGAAACAACTACGCTAGCCGCGGTATCACCATCACCGACAACATGTTGTGCTCCGGCTGGCCCACCGGTGGTCGCGACCAGTGCCAGGGTGACTCTGGTGGTCCTCTCTACCACAACGGCATCGTTGTTGGTGTTTGCTCTTTCGGTATTGGCTGTGCTCAGGCTGCCTTCCCCGGTGTCAACGCTCGTGTATCCCGCTACACTGCCTGGATCTCTTCCAACGCATAA
- the LOC118274774 gene encoding trypsin, alkaline C-like, with translation MRAFAFLALCIATVAAVPSNPQRIVGGYVTSIGRYPSIAALLYTSNWNQYWQSCGGTIINNRSILTAAHCIAGDEVGRWRIRVGSTFANSGGVVHNVNQHIVHPSYDFRSLDNDIAILHSTSSFSFNNNVRAVSIAGSNYDLPENRYVWAAGWGTTSSGASSGSEQLQHVQLVTINHNTCRNNYAAQGVTITDNMLCSGWPTGGRDQCQGDSGGPLYHNGIVVGVCSFGIGCGQVNFPGVNARVSSYTSWISSNA, from the exons ATGCGTGCCTTCGCCTTCCTAGCTCTATGCATCGCGACTGTTGCTG CCGTCCCTTCAAATCCTCAAAGGATTGTAGGCGGTTATGTTACCAGCATCGGTAGATACCCCAGTATCGCTGCCCTTCTCTACACATCGAACTGGAACCAGTACTGGCAATCTTGTGGTGGAACTATCATTAACAACAGATCCATCTTAACTGCAGCTCACTGTATCGC tGGTGATGAAGTTGGTCGTTGGCGCATTCGAGTTGGATCTACTTTTGCTAACAGCGGTGGAGTGGTCCACAACGTGAATCAGCATATCGTTCATCCCTCATACGACTTCAGATCTTTGGACAATGATATCGCTATTCTCCACTCCACCTCTAGCTTTTCTTTCAACAACAATGTACGCGCAGTGTCCATCGCTGGGTCTAACTATGACCTCCCTGAAAACAGATACGTGTGGGCTGCTGGGTGGGGAACGACAtct TCTGGTGCTAGCTCCGGCTCTGAGCAGCTTCAGCACGTCCAGCTCGTGACTATCAACCACAACACTTGCAGAAACAACTACGCCGCTCAAGGTGTTACTATCACCGACAACATGTTGTGCTCCGGCTGGCCCACCGGTGGTCGCGACCAGTGCCAGGGTGACTCTGGTGGTCCTCTCTACCACAACGGCATCGTTGTTGGTGTCTGCTCTTTCGGTATTGGATGTGGACAAGTTAACTTCCCTGGTGTTAACGCTCGTGTATCCAGCTACACTTCTTGGATCTCTTCCAACGCTTAA
- the LOC126911496 gene encoding trypsin, alkaline B-like — protein sequence MKVLVFAALSIVAVTGVPSSRVIGGSSVYVESHPSIASLQTWDWFTNMFWQACGGIILNNRAILTAAHCLDGDNVDLWRIRIGSSFANTYGQAHLIDRHIAHTSYSSRTLENNIAILHSVTTFTFNDRASPASIAGPNYHIADNQNVWAVGWGQIYGCSEPRSMSTTHERRIGSEALRQVAQVIINQETCRSNYAARDIAITDNMLCSGWHTNGRGHCDKDSGSPLYHNGVVVGIFTFSVGIAQANFPSVHTRVSSYTSWITSNA from the exons ATGAAAGTCTTGGTTTTCGCAGCTCTCAGTATCGTTGCTGTTACAG GCGTGCCCTCGTCAAGGGTAATTGGAGGTTCATCGGTTTACGTTGAAAGCCATCCTTCTATTGCTTCCCTCCAGACATGGGATTGGTTTACGAATATGTTCTGGCAAGCTTGTGGTGGAATTATCCTCAACAATCGAGCGATTCTCACTGCTGCCCATTGTTTAGA tgGTGATAACGTCGATCTGTGGCGAATCCGCATAGGTTCCAGTTTTGCCAATACATATGGACAAGCCCACTTGATCGACCGCCATATTGCACATACTTCATACAGCTCCAGAACTTTGGAGAATAACATCGCTATCTTGCACTCTGTTACTACATTTACTTTTAATGATAGAGCGAGCCCTGCTTCCATCGCAGGTCCTAACTACCACATTGCAGACAACCAAAATGTTTGGGCAGTTGGATGGGGCCAGATCTATGGGTGTTCGGAGCCACGATCTATG TCCACTACTCATGAAAGACGGATAGGTTCCGAAGCACTCCGTCAAGTTGCACAAGTGATTATAAACCAGGAGACATGCAGAAGCAACTATGCTGCCCGTGACATTGCCATCACTGATAACATGTTGTGTTCTGGCTGGCACACCAATGGTCGTGGACATTGTGACAAGGACTCCGGCAGTCCTCTCTACCACAATGGTGTGGTTGTTGGTATCTTCACCTTCAGTGTTGGCATTGCCCAAGCCAACTTCCCCAGTGTCCACACTCGCGTTTCCAGCTACACCTCTTGGATTACCTCGAACGcatga